A genomic region of Ovis canadensis isolate MfBH-ARS-UI-01 breed Bighorn chromosome 9, ARS-UI_OviCan_v2, whole genome shotgun sequence contains the following coding sequences:
- the NDUFB9 gene encoding NADH dehydrogenase [ubiquinone] 1 beta subcomplex subunit 9 codes for MAFLSSAAYLTHQQKVLRLYKRALRHLESWCIHRDKYRYFACLLRARFDEHKNEKDMVKATQLLREAEKEFWHGQHPQPYIFPESPGGTSYERYECYKVPEWCLDDWHPSEKAMYPDYFAKREQWKKLRRESWEREVKQLQEETPVGGPRTEALPPARKQGDLPPLWWHIVTRPRERPM; via the exons ATGGCGTTCTTGTCGTCGGCCGCCTATCTGACCCACCAGCAGAAGGTGCTGCGGCTTTATAAGCGGGCGCTGCGACACCTGGAATCATGGTGCATCCACAG GGATAAATACCGGTATTTTGCTTGCTTGTTGAGAGCCCGGTTTGATGAACataagaatgaaaaggacatggtGAAGGCCACCCAGCTGctgagggaggcagagaaagaattCTGGCATGGTCAGCATCCTCAGCCGTACATCTTCCCTGAGTCTCCGGGGGGCACCTCCTATGAGAGATACGAGTGTTACAAG GTTCCCGAGTGGTGCTTAGATGACTGGCATCCTTCGGAGAAAGCGATGTATCCTGACTACTTCGCTAAGAGAGAGCAGTGGAAGAAACTGCGGAGGGAGAGCTGGGAGCGGGAG GTGAAGCAGCTGCAGGAGGAAACCCCGGTTGGTGGTCCCCGAACTGAAGCTTTGCCCCCAGCCCGAAAGCAAGGTGACTTGCCCCCTCTGTGGTGGCATATCGTGACCAGACCCCGGGAGCGGCCCATGTAG